In Ptychodera flava strain L36383 chromosome 17, AS_Pfla_20210202, whole genome shotgun sequence, one genomic interval encodes:
- the LOC139116385 gene encoding zinc finger protein 676-like has product MAYVEKPMNSASVNQPHLFETGNSVADMNVSGNHIKDDSSLSGETHNDIGNNINHADAVAQETTFQTDQNEHVEEEKSKVIKVKEVSFKCEFCGESFPRNHLLQKHRNQEHGDKIQDHSSSNCDEKHKYLCTERNFEFGSKGLLRDHLSVPCQSLQQTKEHGTTSSIGPQEISIEQSANTTRGQILHQCDVCKKDFKLHSILKLHKEKVHGSTGGYLSCRVCKVRFSSCSLLRHHQVAKHTRSSGHDEHCCPVCKETLFSKLQLRKHMKDKHANQHQCEICKKSFYEKKLLKQHRYRIHERKVWNCGECVAAFDDYKSLKEHRETHDQDLKYQCEKCKKWFGRRESYEGHMKRHRLEKFIECKSATKFSICRAAMLNT; this is encoded by the coding sequence ATGGCTTATGTAGAAAAACCCATGAACTCTGCAAGTGTAAACCAGCCTCACCTTTTTGAAACAGGTAACTCTGTTGCAGATATGAATGTATCAGGAAATCACATTAAGGACGATTCTAGTTTATCAGGGGAGACACACAATGACATTGGTAACAATATTAATCATGCTGATGCTGTGGCCCAAGAAACCACATTTCAAACAGACCAGAATGAACATGTTGAAGAggaaaagtcaaaggtcatcaaagtgAAAGAGGTATCATTCAAGTGTGAATTTTGTGGCGAAAGTTTTCCAAGGAATCACCTGCTGCAGAAACACAGAAATCAAGAGCATGGTGATAAAATTCAAGATCATAGTAGCAGTAACTGCgatgagaaacacaaatatttgtgtACTGAACGCAACTTTGAATTTGGAAGCAAAGGTCTTCTGCGAGACCATCTTTCAGTGCCTTGTCAAAGTCTACAGCAGACAAAAGAGCATGGTACAACATCTAGCATTGGTCCACAAGAAATTTCCATTGAGCAATCAGCCAATACAACGAGAGGACAGATTCTGCATCAGTGTGATGTCTGCAAGAAAGATTTCAAGCTACATAGTATACTGAAACTTCATAAGGAAAAGGTTCATGGTTCGACTGGGGGTTATCTGTCATGCAGAGTGTGCAAAGTGAGATTTTCAAGCTGTAGTCTTTTAAGACATCACCAAGTTGCCAAGCATACACGTAGCTCAGGGCATGATGAACACTGCTGTCCTGTATGCAAGGAAACTCTCTTCTCAAAACTTCAGCTGAGGAAACATATGAAGGACAAACACGCAAATCAGCACCAGtgtgaaatttgcaaaaaatcattttatgaaaagaaattattaaaGCAGCACAGATATAGGATACATGAAAGAAAGGTTTGGAACTGTGGAGAATGTGTTGCAGCATTTGATGATTACAAATCATTGAAGGAGCATAGAGAGACACATGATCAAGATTTAAAGTATCAGTGTGAGAAATGTAAGAAATGGTTTGGCCGAAGGGAAAGCTATGAAGGCCACATGAAGAGGCACAGATTAGAGAAATTCATTGAGTGTAAATCTGCAACAAAGTTTTCCATTTGCAGGGCAGCTATGTTGAACACATGA